Proteins from a genomic interval of Trifolium pratense cultivar HEN17-A07 linkage group LG6, ARS_RC_1.1, whole genome shotgun sequence:
- the LOC123889567 gene encoding E3 ubiquitin-protein ligase SINAT3, with product METSGVHSSILSLTMMEEDEYHHNQFSSISKLDNKAPITTSVHDLLECPVCTNSMYPPIHQCLNGHTLCSNCKTRVHNRCPTCRQELGDIRCLALEKIAESLEFPCRYISLGCSEIFPYYCKIKHESICTFRPYSCPYAGSDCSFVGNIPYLVAHLRDDHGVDMHSGCTFNHRYVKSNPMEVENATWMLTVFHCFGQYFCLHFEAFQLEMSPVYMAFLRFMGDDREAKNYNYSLEVGGNGRKLTFEGNPRSIRDSHKKVKDSHDGLIIYRNMALFFSGGDRKELKLRVTGRIWKEQQNSEGVVCTPNMCS from the exons ATGGAAACAAGTGGTGTTCATAGCAGTATATTGTCATTGACTATGATGGAAGAGGATGAATATCATCACAATCAGTTTTCTTCAATCTCAAAGCTAGACAACAAGGCTCCTATTACTACCAGTGTCCATGATCTTCTCGAATGCCCGGTTTGCACCAATTCAATGTACCCTCCAATCCATCAG TGCCTCAACGGGCACACCCTTTGTTCAAATTGTAAGACCAGAGTACACAACAGATGCCCAACTTGCAGGCAAGAGTTAGGCGATATAAGGTGTTTAGCATTGGAGAAGATAGCCGAATCACTTGAATTTCCTTGTAGATACATCtctcttggttgttcagagatATTTCCATATTATTGCAAAATCAAACATGAGTCTATTTGTACCTTTAGACCATACAGTTGCCCTTATGCTGGATCAGACTGTTCTTTTGTTGGAAATATTCCATACCTTGTTGCTCATTTAAGGGATGATCATGGTGTTGATATGCATTCTGGATGCACTTTTAACCATCGTTATGTCAAATCAAATCCTATGGAAGTAGAAAATGCTACGTGGATGCTAACG GTTTTCCACTGTTTTGGTCAGTATTTTTGTCTCCATTTTGAAGCATTCCAGCTTGAAATGTCACCTGTTTACATGGCATTTCTTCGATTCATGGGCGACGATCGAGAAGCCAAGAATTACAACTACAGCTTAGAAGTGGGAGGAAATGGACGTAAACTAACATTTGAAGGGAATCCAAGAAGCATTAGAGATAGTCACAAGAAAGTGAAGGATAGTCATGATGGCCTTATTATATACCGCAACATGGCACTTTTCTTCTCAGGTGGGGATAGAAAAGAGTTGAAG